In Musa acuminata AAA Group cultivar baxijiao chromosome BXJ2-10, Cavendish_Baxijiao_AAA, whole genome shotgun sequence, a genomic segment contains:
- the LOC135624324 gene encoding uncharacterized protein LOC135624324: MASLHLSSSHARLLRCSPTSPFPMLPMARARTLFFTPLRSKFSSFPRIYAFSSNDIKVGSNIEVDGAPWRVLEFLHVKPGKGAAFVRTKVRNYITGNTVEKTFRAGSTIQEANIAKETKQFTYKDGSQFVFMDLATYEETRLTEAEVGEKTKWLKEGMDCNVVFWNGRVIDFELPIIVKLTVVEVDPGVRGDTAQGGSKPATLDTGAVINVPLFVNTGEEILVDTRTGQYTNRA; this comes from the exons ATGGCTTCCCTCCACCTCTCTTCTTCCCACGCTCGGCTGCTCCGTTGCTCGCCGACCTCTCCCTTCCCCATGCTGCCGATGGCGAGGGCTCGCACCCTGTTCTTCACGCCTCTGCGCTCCAAGTTTTCCTCCTTCCCTA GGATCTACGCCTTCTCCAGCAACGACATCAAGGTCGGGTCCAACATCGAAGTCGACGGCGCCCCCTGGCGGGTTCTCG AGTTTCTCCATGTGAAACCTGGAAAGGGGGCAGCATTCGTGAGAACGAAAGTGCGCAACTACATAACAGGCAACACGGTTGAGAAAACCTTCCGAGCAGGAAGCACG ATTCAAGAAGCAAATATTGCCAAGGAAACCAAACAGTTCACATACAAGGATGGCTCCCAATTTGTGTTCATGGATCTG GCTACCTACGAGGAAACTCGTCTGACTGAAGCAGAAGTTGGTGAAAAGACCAAATGGCTGAAGGAGGGTATGGACTGTAATGTGGTTTTCTGGAATGGACGG GTTATCGATTTTGAACTTCCCATCATAGTTAAGCTGACAGTGGTTGAAGTGGATCCTGGTGTAAGAGGTGACACTGCACAAG GGGGATCAAAACCAGCAACTCTTGACACAGGTGCGGTCATAAATGTGCCGTTGTTTGTAAACACTGGTGAAGAGATCTTGGTGGATACTCGAACTGGCCAGTACACAAACCGAGCATAG